AGCATTTTCTACGGCTTGGCGCAGCAGTGCTTCCTGGGAGACACTAGCAGGTGTTGTCAGGGTTAGGCTGTACCCATCGTGATTGACTACTGAACTTTTAATTGTAGCCAGGATCGGATCGCGATCGCGCAGAGCATCAGAGAGACGTTTGAGAATAACAATACCACAACCCTCTCCTTGGACGAATCCATCTACTGAGTCTGAAAAGGTTTTGCAGCGACCATCTTTGGCTAAGACATTCATTTGACAGAAACCGACTGCTAGCTTAGGAGAGAGTAGTAGACTGACTCCACCAGCTATAGCTAGGTTAGATTCCCGATTGTGCAGAGATTGACAAGCCAAATGGACTGATACTAATGCGGAGGAACAAGCTGTATCAGTTTGCATCGTTGGACCATGCAAGTCCAACAGATATGCAATTCTTCCTGCTGATAGACTTCGTAAATTACTTAAGGTGGGGTAAGCATTAATTTCACTCGGCTTCACTGTATAAAAACGCTCTGCCGAGTAATCATCCCAATGAATACCAACAAACACACCTGTTTGACTACCTGCCAAAGATGTAGGTGGAACTCCAGCGTGTTCGAGAGCTTCCCAACTTACTTCTAGCAGCAACCGTTGTTGTGGATCTAAACTCGCTGCTTCTCGCGATGCCATGCGAAAAAACTCGGCATCAAAGTCTTCTATCTCATTTGTATCTAAAAAACCTCCAGCACGTGTATAAATCTTGCCAGGTGTAGGAGTTGGATCATAGTATCTCTCAAGATCCCAGCGAGAAGAGGAAATGTCTGTGACAGCATTTACACCATTACGCAACAATTGCCAGAATGCTTCTGGGGTGTCAGCCTTTCCAGGGAAGCGACATCCCATACCAATAATCGCAATTGGTTCCTCATGAGGATTTTCCAGAGGCTTAGACTCATGGTCTGAATAATCTATTTTGTTCATAATTGATTTTTTGGAAACATGGTTAAGAGCAGTAAGTTTTCTGACTATTCAGTCATGCTATGACATCAATTTGCGGAGTATATAAGCCGTAATATTGTCAATTGTTTCAAAGTTTTTTAATACAAGTTCTTCAGGTTCCCAAAAAATTCCAATTTCTTCTTCAACAAAGCGAACTAATCGAAAAAGATCCATTGAGTCAACGATCCTTTGCTCAATTATCTTTAAATTGTTGGTTAGAACCAAGTTGGGTTGGTCGTATGCTAACTCTTGGCTGATAAATTCTTTGAGCATTTGTTCGATATTTTCTGCTGTCATGGTAGTGTTTTCGGTCATGATACTGTTTCCTGAGATAATTGAACTTTGTCTATCTTGCCAGTGGAAGTTTGGGGTAAAGAGCTACGGAACTCAAACAAATCGGGAACCATATATTTAGGAAGCCGTTCTGCACAAAAGGATTTTAAAGTCTGTACATTAAGAATTTCCGTGTCTTTGTTATCACCACGCGTTACTACAAAAGCCTTGATCCGGTTACTAATCTCATTGTCGGGAATGGGAATTACTGCGACTTCTGCGAGTGCGGGATGGCTATATAAAACACTCTCTATCTCACCTAATTCAATCCGGTAGCCCCGACTCTTAATCATGCGATCTCTACGACCTAAAAAGATATAATCACCCTCTGGAGATTGTTTAACAAGATCCCCCGTGCGGTAAATCATCTCCGATCCCAATCCATGATGCAATGTAAAAGGAACAAGGACTTGAGCAGTCTTTTCAGGCAAATCCCAATAGCCTGTCATCAACCCAGGACCGCGCACGCAAAGCTCACCCACTTCACCTCTAGCTACCAATTCATTACTTGTACCCAAGACAAAAACTTCAGTGTTGGCACAGGCTTGTCCAATAGGAACTGCTTCACTTGTTTCAATATCGGGCGGTGAGACTCGGTAATATGTGCAGACATTTGTCTCCGTCGGACCATAGAGGTTGTAATAGCCAGCATCTGGAATATGCACCATCAACTGATGCAAATATTTGTTAGGAAAAACTTCACCTGCAAACAGAATGCTTCTAAGATCGGGGTAGGTATGTTGCTCTAACCGACCATATAGGACTAAATTTGTCAGAATAGAGGGGACTGAATACCAGATTGAAATCCTTTCTGCGGCAATAAATTTGGCCAGATTAATTGGAAAGACTGATAAAGCCGCCGAGAGCAAAATGACCGTACCCCCTGCTTTGATAGTTGTGAAGATATCAAAAATGGAAAGATCAAAATGGAACGGTGCATGACTGGAGACACGGTCTTCCGCAGTCACCTGAAACGTATCATAGGCCCAATTTACAAAAGTAAGAGAGGCACGATGGCTAATCATCACCCCTTTGGGGGTTCCTGTTGAGCCAGATGTATAAAGAATATAAGCTAAGTCGTTTTCAATCAGATGTGGGTCTAGTGGCGGGCTGCAAGGAGCTTGTAAAACCTCTGACCATGGGAAGACTTTTCCGAACAACTCACTTGTTCGCTCATCCTCATCTGTCAAAATTACACTACTGAGACTATGTAAGTCTGCCAAGGAAGTGTTTCCTAAAGCATCTATTCTTTGCTTGGTCGTAATCAGTATCTTAATCTGGCAGTTTTTAACAATAAAGGCAATCCGTTTAACTGGGGCGTTAGAGTCTAGCGGTACATAGGTGGCGCCAGCCTTTAATATGCCAAATATAGCAATAACAGATTCAATTGACTTATCTAAGTAAATGCCAACTCGGTCTCCCCGTTCTATCCCTGCATAGTTCAAGGTATTTGCCAGTTGGTTACTTATTTCGTCTAACTGAGTGTAGGTAATGGCGCGCTCTTGCTGCTGTATAGCAACGGAATCGCTATGGGTTCGAGCGCTACTTGCGAGAAGATGGTGTAGTAAATATAGCATAGTGGTGCTGCTTTACAATCCTAAGAATTTGCTAATAACGAGTCGCTGAATATCGGAGGTACCAGAGTAGAATTTGCTACCGATAGCATCTCGCAATTCTCGTTCTAACTCTGTATTCGTTAAATAACCATACGCACCGTGAACCTCGATCGCTTCCATACATAACTGAACCCAAGCTTCACTAATATACAGATTGGCCATGGAGGCTTCTAGAAGAGCCATTTGCCGATTTTGTTTCATCCAAGCAACTTTATACAAATAAGACTTGGCATTCTCCAACCGCAGCTTCATCTCTACTAACCTGTTGGCAACTAATTGGAATTTGCCAATTGCTTGACCAAATTGCTTATGGTTTCTAGCATAACGAATTGACTGCTCCAGCAATCGTTCCATTGTTCCCACAGCACAGGACAGAATAAATCCCCGCTCCCACTCCATGCTATGATTAAATATGGCTAGACCTGCTCCTTCCTCACCTAAGCGATCAGCGACAGATACTTCGCAATTTTCCAAGGTTAGTTCTGTTATTTCAGCGGTACGTACTCCCATAGTAGACATACGTTTGTGGACAACCAGACCAGGCGTATCTTTTTCGATCATAAATGTCGTCAAACCCTCTTTCCCCAAAGCTGGATCTAAGGTAGCAAAAATGATGAAGAGGTCTGCAAAAGTTCCATTGGTTACATAGTGTTTGTGTCCGTTGAGAATGTATTTATCTCCATTCTTTTGGGCTGTTGTCTTGAGGCTATAGATATCAGACCCCGCTTGTGGTTCAGTGGCGGCGTGGGCTGCAATCCAACCTTCTCGACAAAGCAATGGGAGATACTTTTGCTTTTGTGCTTCACTCCCAAAGGCCAACAGGGGCATTTCACCAGCCCAGATATGTGCGTTCATTGCAAACATCAATCCATTGTCTTTGCAAGCATAACCTAGTGCTTGCAAGCCATAAGCCGTAGTAAGTATATCTAGCTCTTGTCCGCCATAACGGGCAGGAATAGTCCATCCGTGAATACCAAAATCGCAGCATTTTTGCCAGACATCACGATTAAATATCCCCTCTTTGTCCTGCTCAATCAGATCGGATACTAATGACTGTTGAGCAAAATGAATCACCTTTTTTTTAAATTCAATTTGCTGATTGTTCCAAGCAAAATCCATGATGCCCTCTACGATTTTAGTTGATTAATTGGTTGTATTGTATATATCCGCATACAAGATTTTTCATCAGAGTATTCTAATTGCGGCTATGTCCTGTGTCTATTTACCAAATTGCACATCTAGTTTTTCCGTTGACACTCTCCGGTCTAAAGACGCGGAGATTCTATAGAGAGTTTCAGTCTATATCCCTCAGTTATCCCAGTTTCAGGCACTGCCTTAAATATTTGGGTTCTTGCCCTGATTTCGTTTGCCCTGGCGGGCGAAATCATATCTGACAAGCGTAACTTTCCGAGAGTCCCTCGGTAGCTTTTTATGTCTTTAGTGACAATGTAGTTATATCACGAATATGGATTAAAATCAATGCAGGATAAATCCTGCCTCTAGCCTTCATCCCTTGTCTAAAGCCCAAATGTGGCTTCCTGAGTCACCCACATTTTCAAGGGTTTTCGGCGTTCTTCCTTATAACGGGCAGGAATAGTCCATCCGTGAATACCAAAATCGCAGCATTTTTGCCAGACATCACGATTAAATATCCCCTCTTTGTCCTGCTCAATCAGATCGGATACTAATGACTGTTGAGCAAAATGAATCACCTTTTTTTTAAATTCAATTTGCTGATTGTTCCAAGCAAAATCCATGATGCCCTCTACGATTTTAGTTGATTAATTGGTTGTATTGTATATATCCGCATACAAGATTTTTCATCAGAGTATTCTAATTGCGGCTATGTCCTGTGTCTATTTACCAAATTGCACATCTAGTTTTTCCGTTGACACTCTCCGGTCTAAAGACGCGGAGATTCTATAGAGAGTTTCAGTCTATATCCCTCAGTTATCCCAGTTTCAGGCACTGCCTTAAATATTTGGGTTCTTGCCCTGATTTCGTTTGCCCTGGCGGGCGAAATCATATCTGACAAGCGTAACTTTCCGAGAGTCCCTCGGTAGCTTTTTATGTCTTTAGTGACAATGTAGTTATATCACGAATATGGATTAAAATCAATGCAGGATAAATCCTGCCTCTAGCCTTCATCCCTTGTCTAAAGCCCAAATGTGGCTTCCTGAGTCACCCACATTTTCAAGGGTTTTCGGCGTTCTTCCTTATAACGGGCAGGAATAGTCCATCCGTGAATACCAAAATCGCAGCATTTTTGCCAGACATCACGATTAAATATCCCCTCTTTGTCCTGCTCAATCAGATCGGATACTAATGACTGTTGAGCAAAATGAATCACCTTTTTTTTAAATTCAATTTGCTGATTGTTCCAAGCAAAATCCATGATGCCCTCTACGATTTTAGTTGATTAATTGGTTGTATTGTATATATCCGCATACAAGATTTTTCATCAGAGTATTCTAATTGCGGCTATGTCCTGTGTCTATTTACCAAATTGCACATCTAGTTTTTCCGTTGACACTCTCCGGTCTAAAGACGCGGAGATTCTATAGAGAGTTTCAGTCTATATCCCTCAGTTATCCCAGTTTCAGGCACTGCCTTAAATATTTGGGTTCTTGCCCTGATTTCGTTTGCCCTGGCGGGCGAAATCATATCTGACAAGCGTAACTTTCCGAGAGTCCCTCGGTAGCTTTTTATGTCTTTAGTGACAATGTAGTTATATCACGAATATGGATTAAAATCAATGCAGGATAAATCCTGCCTCTAGCCTTCATCCCTTGTCTAAAGCCCAAATGTGGCTTCCTGAGTCACCCACATTTTCAAGGGTTTTCGGCGTTCTTCCTTATAAAACACTGATACCCTCTTGCCTTGCTATAACGACAATTTTCAACGCCAACCTACTTATTTGATTTGCTTACCATATTTTACTGAAGTCTAATTTAAAAGGGTTCTTCCGTACCTGTTATGCCAAATATGAGTTTATTTACCCCACAACCCATATAAATAAAGGATTTTATTGTTTTTGATACCAAATTTCTCAAAATAACCAATAAATTAATGTAAAATCCTTATATAACAAGGATCTTGGGATTTAAAAAAAATAATTTAGCATAACAAGTACCGAAGAGCCTTTAAAAGTTTTTTCAAGAAACCATAAGATTTAGATAAAGGGAAAGGTAACGGACTTGTAAAGATCACTCTACAATTGGAGTGGCAAGAGGCAAAACTAGCAATAACAGTTCATGTCCAGATCAAAAGCCAAGATTTGCACCGGGGAATAACGTTTATAAACAGGCTACTTATCTTACAAATACTATTTCCATCCTCAATCTAGTAGGTTTTATATTGTCAGTAACCCAGCCCTAAAGGAACTGAGCTTGCAAGAAATTGCAAGCTGTACTGACCAGACCACCCTAAGCGTAGTCCAAGGGTAGCCGTTATTTGAGTCACGACACCTCGAAATGCGTAGCCAGTTTCCGGCTCTGTCGCTGTAAGTTAAACAGTTCTAAGGTAACAGGAACAGTGCTTTCAGCCTAACAAGCTCTTATAACAGGTCAAGGCTAACATTACCCCAGAAATGGGAGTTGGTTTCCAGATTCCAATCAAAAATCTGGTTTCAATTTTAACATCCACAGCGGTCAAAACCGCTCGTGTCGCTTCCCTCTCAGGTCTAAAGACGCTGAGTTTCCCACTTACCGCGAGGTTTTATGAATAACCAACAAAGAACTAACGGCGTTTCTTCTGGTCTGATAGCAGCTATTTCCGTAGCAGTGGTGGTGGTAAGCGGTGGTATGGCTTGGTTTTCTGCCCATACTCCTAATAATTCTACACCTGATAACTCTTCACAAACCATTAAACAGCCTATCAAGCAATCAACAACTCAACAAGGTAATGAACAGACTGCTAGTATATATTGGCTCAGATCCAAGGAAAATCGCCTGGATTTAGTTCCCCAACCCTTTAAAGTTGCTGCTACCCAACCCAATCAAGTTTTAGAAGCAGCATTTAAAACTTTATTAGCAGGTCCAAGTGAAGGCACAGACTCTACTACTATTCCCCAGGGTACTCAACTATTGGGACTCAAAGCAGAAAATAATGATGTTCATGTGAATTTGTCTGAAAACTTTACCACTGGTGGAGGTAGCACTTCTATGATGGGGCGTGTCGGACAAGTTGTATATACTGCTACTAGTTTAAATCCTCAAGCCAAAGTATATATTGAAGTCAATGGCAAACTTTTAGAGGTTTTAGGGGGTGAAGGTGTGGAATTACAACAACCTCTCACCCGCGAAAGTTTTCAGAAAAATTATCCGCTTTAGTCAGTTGTCAGTTGTCAGTTGTTAGTTGTCATTGGGAAAATTCTTTCTCCCCCCTACTCCCCCCTACTCCCCCTACTCCCCCTACTCCCCCTACTCCCCCTACTCCCCCTACTCCCCCTACTCCCCCTACTTCCCCGACTTCCCCATTTAATACTTAATCAGGGTTAATTCTCATTAAAGGCTGACCATATTCTACTGGTTCACCATTTTGAACTAAAATTTCCATCACCTGTCCAGAGACTTCGGCTTCAATTTCGTTCATTAGCTTCATAGCTTCAATGATACAGACACTTTGACCAGCTTTGACGCGATCGCCTACCTCCACAAACGCTGCTTCTCCTGGGGCTGGGGAACGGTAAAATGTCCCTACCATTGGTGATGGTACTTCAACTAATTTTTGATTAATTGGTGAAGAAGAATGAGGAGGTTGTGCGACTGAATTATCAACAACTTTATTGGTTACAGCCCCCTCAGTGGAACTTGGTAAGGCTGTAGATACCAACTGGGTTACACCAGCACTCACCACACCACTAACTGTTCCTGGAGCATTATTGCTAAAACTGACAGCTTTTCGGACTGTTAGCTCAAATTCATTATTTTTGAGGGTAACTTCCGCAATATCTGTTTGGGCAATAGTTACTAATAGCTGACGGATTTCATTAAAGTCTAATGTCACAATTATTTTACCTCGACCTAACTGTTAAATTAAAATTCTAAGTAAGGCAGGGATTTAATCCCTCTATAAAAAAGGGATTGAAATCATTAGCACCAATTTTAGATTTTGGACTTCGACTTCGCTCAGTCGACTTCGCTCAGTCGAACGATTTTAGATTTTGGATTTTGTGGCAACTTTCCAGGTGATTAGGAACTCAATTGACATGAATTAAACTTATGCCACAACAGGGTTTTACCCCTGACGCTGACTCCTAATTCCTGACTCCTGCTGTATTCCTCACTATTCCAAATTGGTATCAAAAAAATAGGAAAATTATTCCCTGCCTAAATACTTATCTTCTCTGGTATCAATCTTAATCCGTTCCCCTTGGGCAATAAATAAAGGAACCATGATAGTTGCCCCAGTTTCCAGGATTGCGGGTTTAGTACCACCTGTAGCAGTATCACCTTTGACACCGGGATCTGTTTGCACAATTTCCAAAACTACAGAATTAGGAAGTTCTACTTCTAGGACTTGTTCGCCCCAGCGAATCACGTTAACTTCCATACCATCTTTGAGGTACTTGACGCGATCGCCAATTTGCGCTGAAGTTAATCTACCTTCCTCATAGGTTTCCATATCCATAAAGATAAACTCATTGCCCTCTTTATAGGTATGTTGCATCGTCACTTTTTCCAAAGTTGCCTGGGGAACGCTTTCTCCAGCCCGAAAAGTTTTTTCTAACTGTTTCCCACTTTGGACGTTTTTCAGTGTTGTCCGCACGAAGGCAGAACCCTTGCCTGGCTTAACGTGAAGGAAATCTATCACGCGCCAAACCGAACCATCTAATACAATTGAAACACCAGGTCGAAAGTCGTTACTAGAGATCATGAAACTTTCAAATTTTGCAAGACAATCGGCATTTATTGTACCCTTCCAGCGTCATAATTGGTTAGTTGTTATTTGTCAGTTGTTATTTGTCAGGGAAGAGGGAACAGGGAACAGGGAACAGGCAAAATTAATATTTCTTCCCCTACTTCCCCTACTTCCCCTACTTCCCCTACTTCCCCTACTTCCCCTACTTCCCCTACTTCCCCTGCCTCTTCAATCCCCAGTCCCCCAATGTGGGAAGATAATCAATAAGTTACTTCCAGTCAACACTTTGATGCTGAAGAAAGGGAAATTTCATGTTGAACTTATTTAAGTCCTGGGTGAAGAACAGCCTAAAGGTAATATTGCTATTAACAATATTTTTAGGCACAAGTACGGCTGGGTGGACTCCCGCTAGTAACGCCGGCTTACCAGCAGGAAACGCAATTACCGAAGGTAAGGCTTTGTTGCGCTATGCACTGCCAATAGATAATCAACCTGTCCGTAAACTGCAAGCCAGTTTAGAGGATATTTCTAACCAACTGCGGGCAAATAAACGATGGGGTGCAGTTAATAATGACCTCAAGCAGGCATTGCGGATACTCGATAAACCTTCCCAAATATTAGCAAGCGTTCCGGAAGAACGCCAACCTCAAGCCGAAGCTTGGATGACTGAATTGAAATCTGGCATCATAGAACTGCAAGAAGTGGTTAAAACTAAACGAAAAGAACCCATTCTTGACGGTAGAGCTAAATTACTCAATCTTGTCAGCTTGTTAGAAGAATCAATGGTGAAGGAATTCCCCTTTGAAGTCCCGGCTGAGTATAGTAACTTACCTCAACTCAAAGGACGCGCTAGGATTGCTTTCAAAACTAATAAAGGTGATTTGACTGTAGTTGTAGATGGCTATAGCGCTCCCGTGACTGCTGGTAACTTTGTTGATTTGGTACAAAGAGGTTTTTATAACGGTTTAGAGTTCACCCGTTCGGAAGAATCTTACTTTCTCCAAACCGGAGATCCTGTAGGTAAGGAAGTCGGTTTTATTGACCCTCAAACTGGCAAATATCGGGCTGTTCCTTTAGAAATTTTGGTCAAGGGCGAAAAAGAACCAACCTACGGTATTACTCTCGAAGAAGCTGGGCGTTATTTAGATATGCCAGTTTTGCCTTTTTCATCTTTTGGTGCTTTAGTTATGGCACGTCCAGAAAATGAAGCTAATGGTGGTTCTTCTCAAGTTTTCTTTTTCCTTTTTGAACCAGAACTTACTCCCGCAGGACGTAATCTTTTAGATGGTCGTTATGCTGTTTTTGGTTATTTGACTGAAGGTAGAGAGGTTTTAGATAAACTCAAAGCTGGTGATAAAATTGAATCAGCAACTGTTGTTAAAGGAATTGAAAATTTAGTTCAGCCTCAAGCAGCTTAATTAATTATTGAAGAAAAAGATCCCCGACTTCTTTAAGAAGTCGGGGATCTGACTCTTGCAGTGTTCACAAATCAAATAACGTCTTTCAATTAGTTCTTGAGTGTATCCATTATTTTCCTTAATTTAGCTAGAACGTTTTTTTCTAAACCTGTAGACCAACGATATTTATAGCTTTCATGCTTGTATATACTCACCTTTTCTCTGAGGTTTTCTATATGTTCTATCAGTTCTGCCAAATCTTTTTCAGTTTTAACACCCCTAACAATACCAGCAGTCTTTTGATGTCACTCATTTGGTAAACTAAAAAAAATAACTATCTGTAGTATCCCCTAATTTTGACAAAAACTTGCATAACCAACCATTGTACGGGTTATCGCGCTTGATGCAATACAATTAAGAGGGCGCAGGGCCTGCGCCCCTACAGGCTTCTCCTAATCGTTTTAAAATTTGCAACACTTCAGCTAATTCATGTCGGCGGGGAAATAGGGAAAATGTGCGTGATACGTCATATTCAGGATTGTCTGTGATAGCTAGTTTAATAAATATAAATTCATCGCCATTTGTAGCCATACCAAATACTGATTTATCCCGGTGGGGAGTAGTTAACATATAGGCTAATAACTGCGGTATTGCTGCGACAACTGGAATGCTATTTCGTTTAGATTCAACCACAAAAATCCAAAGTTTTTCCTGTACAACTAGGACATCAATAAAACCACGAATTGTTTCTTCTGGTTCTTCAATTTCTAAATTTATGCCATAGGGTGAACGAATTCGGTAAGGTGAATCTAGAAAACCTGCAAGTTCCAAAAGTGGTGAAACGACTAAAAGATTAATTGTCCCTTCTAATAATAGACCATCAATGCGATGATAATCATAACGCTGTTTAATGCGAGTAACACCCGATTGTTCTTGTGTATTAAGTTGGGGTAAGTCTGTCAACCATTCGTTAAAAAAGTTTTCATCTTCTGCTTGGTGTAAGTGACAACGAGTTTGTAAATCACTCAAACTTTTAATGGTATCTGTAATGCCAACAGTAGAAACCATCTCAATAGTCTCCTAGATGATACTTTTATTTTAATCTGTAAAGTAATGCGTAAATTTAATTATGAATAATAATTTATCTTCCCTGCGAGTTCGAGATATTGGAGAACAAGGTCTTTTAGAAAGATTACAACGCTTTTGTCCACCCGATATCATTGGTGATGATGCCGCAGTATTGGAAACCTTACCAAATCAATCTTTAATAGTCACCACAGATATGCTCGTTGACGGTGTGCATTTTAGTGATGTTACCACCTCCCCAGAGGATGCTGGTTGGCGGGCTGCGGCGGCTAATTTATCCGACTTAGCAGCTATGGGGGCGACTCCTATGGGCATAACTGTGGGATTAGGTTTACCTGGAGATGTAACTGTAAATTGGGTAGAGCGACTATATCAGGGCATGACAGAATGCTTATCAAAATATCATGTTCCCATAGTAGGTGGTGATATAGTGCGATCGCCCATTACCACTTTAGCAATTACCGCCTTTGGTCAAGCCAACCCCAATTTCATCATCCGTCGTTCCACAGCCCAAGTAGGAGATGCTATTGTGATCACAGGTATACATGGAGCGTCCCGTGCGGGTTTAGAATTACTCTTAAATCCCGAAATAGGTTACAACCTCAAAACAGCATCCAAGGCAGCCTTAATCACCGCCCACCAGCGCCCCAAGCCACGTTTAGATGTCTTACCCATACTCAAAGAAATTCTCACCTCCCCCTGCCCCCTGCCCCCTGCCCCCTGCCTTTTCCCTATCTCTGGCATGGATAGTAGCGACGGTTTAGTAGACGCAGTATTACAAATTTGCCGAGCCAGTCAAGTCGGTGCAGTTATAGAATCTAGTAAAATCCCCTTACCATCAGCCTTTGAAGAGTGGCTAACACCAGAAAAATCATTAGAATATGTCCTCTACGGTGGCGAAGATTTTGAATTAGTCCTGTGTTTACCACCCGAACCAGCATTAGCATTAGTGCAAAAACTAGGCACAAGTGCAGCCATAATTGGCACAATTACCCCAGGCTCAAACGTGATTTTACACCAAGAAAAAGCAGAAATCCCCGACCAAGTTCTCAGCCTCAGCCAGGGATTTCAACATTTTGCTCAGTAGGGGCGCAGGTCTTGCGCCCATCCCATGTAGGTCTTGCGCCCATCCCATGTAGGGGCGCAGGGCCTGCGCCCATTCCGTTAGTCAGTGGTCTTCAAACAAAGGACAAAGGACAAAGGACAATTAAACCCATTTTTCAGCTACTAATTCCGCCAAATCAAGAACACGTTGGCTATAACCCCACTCATTGTCATACCATGCCATAACCTTCACCATGTCATTGCCCATAACGATAGTCAAGCTGGCATCAACAACAGAAGATTCATCTGTACCTTGATAGTCAGAAGATACAAGTTCCAATTCGGTGTAACCCAAAATGCCTTTGAGAGGACCTTCAGCAGCCTCTTTCAGCGCTTGATTAACTTCTTCGGTAATAGTGCGCTTTTCAGTTTGCACTACAAAATCCACCATAGAAACGTTAGGGGTAGGTACACGCAAAGCCACACCATTTAACTTACCCTTCAACTGAGGAAGTACCAAAGCTACTGCTTTTGCTGCACCTGTAGAAGTGGGAACAATGTTGATAGCTGCTGCTCTAGCCCGACGCAAATCACGGTGGGAAGCGTCTAGTAAACGCTGATCACCTGTGTAGCTGTGGGTAGTGGTCATTATGCCTTTAATGATACCAAATTTTTCATCTAATACCTTGGCAATAGGAGCTAAACAGTTGGTTGTACAACTAGCGTTACTGATGATGTTATGTTTGTTGTGGTCATAATCATGATGATTTACACCGACGACAAAAGTACCATCTTCATTTTTACCAGGGGCTGTAATCAAAACCTTTTTAGCCCCGGCATTTACGTGCCTCATTGCCCCTTCTTTGCTGGTAAAAACACCTGTTGATTCGATAATCAGGTCAA
The DNA window shown above is from Anabaena sp. WA102 and carries:
- the thiL gene encoding thiamine-phosphate kinase; its protein translation is MNNNLSSLRVRDIGEQGLLERLQRFCPPDIIGDDAAVLETLPNQSLIVTTDMLVDGVHFSDVTTSPEDAGWRAAAANLSDLAAMGATPMGITVGLGLPGDVTVNWVERLYQGMTECLSKYHVPIVGGDIVRSPITTLAITAFGQANPNFIIRRSTAQVGDAIVITGIHGASRAGLELLLNPEIGYNLKTASKAALITAHQRPKPRLDVLPILKEILTSPCPLPPAPCLFPISGMDSSDGLVDAVLQICRASQVGAVIESSKIPLPSAFEEWLTPEKSLEYVLYGGEDFELVLCLPPEPALALVQKLGTSAAIIGTITPGSNVILHQEKAEIPDQVLSLSQGFQHFAQ
- a CDS encoding type I glyceraldehyde-3-phosphate dehydrogenase; protein product: MIRVAINGFGRIGRNFARCWVGRENSNIELVGINDTSDPRTNAHLLRYDSMLGRLKGVDISADDNSITINGNTIKCVSDRNPDNLPWKEWGIDLIIESTGVFTSKEGAMRHVNAGAKKVLITAPGKNEDGTFVVGVNHHDYDHNKHNIISNASCTTNCLAPIAKVLDEKFGIIKGIMTTTHSYTGDQRLLDASHRDLRRARAAAINIVPTSTGAAKAVALVLPQLKGKLNGVALRVPTPNVSMVDFVVQTEKRTITEEVNQALKEAAEGPLKGILGYTELELVSSDYQGTDESSVVDASLTIVMGNDMVKVMAWYDNEWGYSQRVLDLAELVAEKWV